In the genome of Thermodesulfobacteriota bacterium, the window TGTGTTAGCAAAGCGATTATGTCCCCTGTAATTGCCAAGCTAAAATGTCCCCTATGAAAGGGGAAAAGATACTCATGAGTCAGAGGCAGTTGTCGAGGTGGCAGATTATGGGTTTGGTGGAGGAAGGCAAGATCACCTTGAAGGAGGCGAGAGAGAAGATAGGTGTGTCCTACCGGCAGGCCAAACGAATTCGAAGGGCGCTTCGAGTCAAGGGAGTCAAAGGGATGATCCATGGAAACACGGGGCGCATTCCATGGAATGTTACGGCGGATTCTGTCCGTCAGAGAGTGCTTGAGCTTTCCAAACAGCTCTACGGGGATTTTAATGACATGCATTTTACGGAGAAGCTTTCTGAGGAGCATCGGATTGAGCTGAGTCGAGAGACGGTGAGGAAGTTAAGGCGTCGGGCGGGGATCGGGCCCAAGCGGAGGCGCAGAGTGCCGGGGCACCGCAAGCGTCGGGAGCGAAAGGCGCAGGAGGGGGCGATGGTGCTTTGGGACGGGTCTCCCCATCCCTGGTTAGGTTCAGAGCAGCCTGCGTGTTGTTTGATGGCGGCCATGGATGATGCGACCGGCAAACTGCTGGCGGCGCGGTTTTTTCCTTTTGAAGGTTCCTCGGGATATTTATGGCTTCTTCGAGAGGTGGTGAAACGCTACGGGATTCCTTTGGTGATGTATCATGATCGTCATGGGTCCCTTCATCGAAACGACTCTCATTGGAGCTTGGAGGAGCAACTGGCTGGCCGTCAGGAGCCGACCCAGGTGGGCTTGGCGCTTGAGGCCTTGGGGATTGCTTCGATCGCAGCCCTCTCCCCGCAGGCTAAAGGACGAATTGAAAGGCTCTTTGGGACCTTGCAGGATCGCCTCATAGCTGAACTGGGCCTCCAAGGGATCCAGAGCTTGGAGGCAGCCAATGACTTTCTCAAAACCTTTATCCCCCGGTTTAATCGTCGCTTTGCCCTCCCTGCCCGAGACTCTGAGAAAGCCTGGCGCAAGGTGCCTAAAGAGCTTGATCTGGACCGATGGATTAGCTTCCGGTACCGCTCGGTCGTAGGCAATGACAACTGTGTTCGCATTGGAGGTTTGATCCTGGATCTGCCTCCCGGTCCCCACCGACGCTCCTATGCCAAGGCTCAAGTTGAAGTCAGACAACTCCTCAATGGGGCCTGGAGGGTCTATTACCACGACCAACTCATCGGCACACACCCTTCAACCGAGCTTCGAGAACCGGTTCGAGCCCTCAAACACAGTCGGCGCATCAAGGGAGCTTCTCCGGATCAATGGGTTTACTGGGCCTCTGCTCCGTCGGAGCAAGGGACTTGAGTACAGGATCCATGAATCAGCCTTTTGGTTTCTGGAGGGGATATATCAACCTATGGACAACAAGACAATCGTCGTTTCCGGTGCATCCTGGCGATTCGTTGAACCTTGGATTTCATAACAAACGTTCAAAGATCATTTGTTCTCTGTAAAACCTATCCATTTGAAAAAGATTCAAGGGGACATTTTCGCTTTGCAGTTAAGGGGACATATTGCCTTTGCTTAAACAGAAAATCGATGCCCTGGAGGTTCAAACCCGATGGCTCCAAACCCTGATGGGAGCAAAAAGAGAAGAAATCGCCAGCAGATGGCTTCCCTCCTCGACGGCCTTCCCACACACCTCCCTTCCCTCACCCTGGCAAGCCAGATCACCCAGCGGGTCTCGGAGGTGGGTTTCGACTGGCCCAACCTAAGAGGCCTGATCGCCAAATTGGACGAGGAGATGGAGGAATTGAAAAAGGCCATCGCTTCAAGCGACAGGGAGGATATCCAGGAGGAGATCGGCGATCTCTTCTTTGTGCTGGTCAACCTGGCGAGATGGGTTGGGATCGACCCGGAGAGGGCCTTAAAAGGAACGATCAGAAAGTTCGTCTCGAGGTTCAAGTATATCGAGAGGTCGGTCAAGAAAGCGGGGAAGTCTCTCGTCGAATCCGACCTCCTCGAGATGGAGGAACTCTGGCAGGAGGCCAAAGGCCGGCGTTTCGATCGGAAGCGGCCTTGATCCGAAGGGGCGGAGGCTTTCGAAACCCTTCGAGGCCTTGGAGAGGAGGGGGCTCAAATCACGAATTCGGCGATGTTGATATGGTAGTCGTTGGGATCGAGGGTCTTGATGATCGTCCATTTAAACTGCCCGGTTTTCTCATCCCTTTCGGCGAGGTCGATCACCTTTCCCTTCCGATACGCTCCATCCTGATAGTAGAGGAGGTTGACCTTGGGCCGATCGATCAGCTCGGGGTCTTCCTGAGCCTTGACGACGATGCCCATCTCGTTCGTATCGAGCAGGACGAGCGTCCCTAAAGGGAAGAGGCCCATCAGGTTGACGAAGACCTTGACCAAAATGGGATCGAACTCCTTCCCCCTTCGCTCCATCATCAAGCCCAAGATCTTCTCCGAGACATAGGGGAACCGGTTATAGACCCTCGGCCTGCCCAGGGCATCGAAGAAGTCGGCCAGGGTGATGATCCGGCCGAAGAGGCTCACCCTCTTTTTCTCCGTCAACTTGGGATATCCGTTCAAATCGTACCGGAGATGGTGTTCGAAGGCCCCGCTCAACATCCGGGTGAAGAGGTCGCCCCACTCCTTCATCGCCATCACGATCTCGGCCCCCACGACCGGGTGGGTCCGGATCGTCTCCCATTCCTCAGGGGTGAGCTTCCCTTCTTTGTTGAGGATCTCTTTCGGGATCCGTGTCTTTCCGATGTCGTGGAAAAGACCTGCCATGCCGAGGTGGGAGAGATGCTTCTTGGGGAGGCCCAATCTCTGGCCGAGCGCGATCGCATAGAGGGCGACGTTGACCGAATGGTTGAAGGTGTACTCGTCATAATTTTTGATGTTGGCCAGGCCCAACAGGGTAGACTCGTCCTGGAGCATGATGTTGACGGCATTCTGCATCAGGCGCTTGGCCTTGCGGAGGTTGACCACCCTCTGGTTCTTGATGCCCTCCATCACCTCTTTGACCAGATGGACCGATTTGAAGTAGACCTCCCGGGATCGCCGTTTCTGGTCTTCGGAATCGATGTAGATCTCCTCATCTCTGAACCATTCCAATTTCTCCACGTGGATATGGCCGAACCCCCAATGCTGCAACTGTCTTCTCACATAGAGGTAGTTGCCCTCGTTCTGCTCCTCCAATCCCGACAGGAGGTAGGCGAAATCCCCGAGCTCCTCCTTTTTGACCGTTCCGTCGAAGCTGATCTCACCGATCCACCGCTTCCTCAGGGTGTTCATAAACTCCCTGAAAATGGGGTAGAGGTGGGCCTTCATCTGGACCTTGGCGTGGTTGAAGAAACAGTTCTCCCTGACAATTTTGAAGGAAAGGTATCCTTCGGACTGGATCACGGAGTTGATCAGGGGAAGGCAATCCTGGAGGTACTGCTCCATCACCAAATTGTTCCGCTCGTAGATGGCCGTCCCCTTCAGAACGCGGAAAAACCGGACGACAAAATCCGTCGCCCTCTGGGTGGGAAGGTCCTCCTGACTCGTGAAGATCTTTTCGGACATCAAGCCGTCTGCTCCTTCGAGGAGAGCTTCCTCAGGGCCTGCTGGCAGGCTGTCCGGATCGCCTCCTCTTTCGAATGCATCCCCCTCTCAAGGACGGCCTTCGCCTCGGGCGTCCCGATCATGGCCAGGGTGTTGGCCACGCCGAGGCGGATCTCGTCCTTGAGCCCAAGCCCAAAAAGGCTTTTCCGCTCCAGCATCTGCTGAAGGACCGGAATCGCCTCATTGGAACCTACCAACCCGACCGCATCCAGGAAGGCCTTGATCTCGGCGGAATCCCTCTTCTGAAAATCTTTGGACTGGACGACTTCGAGGAGGGCTGCAAGGCCGACGTTTTTCCCCATCTTTCCGAGATTGAGGGCGGCCATGGCCCGGATTCGGGCATCCTTGTCCGTGAGGGCCTTGATCAAAAGGGAGACCGCCTTGGGGCCCCCGATCAGCCCCAGAGCCTGAACGGCCTCCCTGCGGACCCGGACGTCTTCGTGATTGAAGGCCTTCTGGACATGGAGCAGCCCCTTCTCCTTCCCGATCCGACCCAGGATGTAGGTGATATTCCGGACGAGATACCACCGTCGATCCTCGATGAAGGGCGCAAAGAGCTCGATCGCATTCTTTCCGATCTCGGAGAGGGCATCGCAGACCATTCGCCGGGCCTTCGAATTCTTCAGCCTCCCCAGGAGGTGGATGAGGGGTTTGATCGCATTCTGCTGAAGGAGGGCAAGGTATTCGCTCACCTCTTCCAAACGGAGGGGGACTTCCTTTTCGAGGAGATTTCCGATCCGCTCGATCCTTTCCTCGTCCCCGGCCTTCTCGAGGAATTGGTGGAGGATCTCCACCTGCCAATCCTTCAGCCCGTAGCTCTTCACCATGTGGTAGAGGCGCCTCAAGAGTTCACTCGCCCGGTTAAATTCCCCGAGGGTGATCAGGCCGTCCAAATTCTTCATTAAGAGATGGGCGGCCTGCTGATAGGGTCCCCTGTCCTGCTCGAGGTTCAAGATCTCGAAAAGGATGTCTGCCCCCTCAAAGACAAAGGCCGGATCGAGCTCCTGGGTCACCTCGCCTTGCAGCCTCTCGATCTCCTCCGGGGTGAGCTGATAGACGACCCGATCTTTTAAGGAAAGCGCGCTGGCGCTCTTGGCCAAAAGCCTCTCCAGATCCTGCCCCTCTTCGTCCAGCAGGTCGACCTGGACATTGTAGGCCAGGGGTTTAAAGACGAGCCCCCTTCGCAGTTGTTCCCCGTTTTCGGGAATCAGGATGGGCGTCTCCTCAAGAAATTCGTCGGTGGCTAAGTAGCTGATGTGAGGGAAATCCCGCTCCCACAGGAGGGTGACCAGATCGTCCTCCATCTCGTTGATCTGATCGCTGGTCCGGATCACCTCCAGCAACCCTTCGATCTCCCATTCCTCGAGCCCTTTCATGAATCTCAGCTCTCTCAACCCATCTTTATAGAAGAGAAAGGCAAAGCTCGATTTGGGATCCCGGTTCTCGTAAAGCACTCTCTCTTTGAAGAGGAGTGAATACTCATCGATTTGGAGGACGAAGGTAGGATAGCGGCCTAAAAAATGCTGGAATTTTTTCGAGAGCTGCTCTTTGAATCCTTTGATCGTAGGGTTGTCGGGCGGGTAAAACCGGATGGCCTTGAAGGTCTTGAGGAAGAAGCTCACTAGGTCTCTGGCCAAAAGGAGCTCTTCGTCTGCCTCGATCCCTTCGGTCGCCACCCACTCCTCGGCCAGATCGGTCGGTTTCTTTTCCGGACGAATCTCCTCGGGCATAGCCATTTCATCCCGTCAAGTCTGTTAATTTTTATTGTTTTATCCCTCAATTGTCAATACTTTTTTGAAAAGGGCAGGCTCTCTCCTTGAGAGAAGGCTGCCCTTGAACCCTTCGAAGGGTCGTGATAAAAAAAGACCATGGCCCATTCGATCGAGCATCGCGAAAAAGGGTGCCTCTACGTCGTCTCCACGCCCATCGGCCATCTCGAGGACATCACCCTCAGGGCCCTCAGGGTTTTGAAAGAGGTCGATCTCATCGCCGCCGAGGATACCCGGAGGACCCTTCAGCTTCTCAACCACTATGGCATCCGAACCCCCCTCACCAGCTACTTCGAAGGAAACGAGATGAAAAAGCGGGCTCTCATCCTCGAAAGGCTGAACCGGGGAGAGCGGGTGGCCCTGGTCTCGGATGCGGGGACTCCGGGCATTTCCGACCCGGGCTACCGCCTCATCCGGCTGGCGGTAGACCACGCGATCCCGGTCGTCGCCGTGCCCGGGCCCTCCGCCCTGATCGCTGCCCTCAGCATCTCGGGCCTTCCCACCGATGCCTTCCTTTTCAAAGGCTTCCTTCCCCACCGACCCACGAGGAGGAGAAATGTTTTGAAAGAGCTGGAGGAGACGAGGGAGACCCTCATCTTTTACGAATCACCCCATCGTCTGGCCGAGACCCTGAAGGATATCTTCGAGGTCCTCGGCGACCGGGAGATCGTCCTGGCCCGGGAATTGACCAAACTGTTCGAGGAGGTCTTGAGGGGCAAGGTGAGCGAGATCAGGCAACGGCTTGCCGAAAAGAAGGTGAAGGGAGAGGTCACCCTCGTCGTCTCCGGCAAGGTCCGACGCAGTCCTCCCAAGAAACGGCCTTCAATGCCAGAACGGCCGGGTGAAGATCATGAGGACGGTGAAGATCTCCAGCCGTCCGACGAGCATTAAAAAGGAGAGGATCCACTTCCCCAGGGCCGGCAGGTGGGCATAATTGTCCACCGGGCCGACTCCCCCTATGCCAGGCCCGACATTGCCAAGGGTGGCGGTGACGGCCCCGACCGAGGTCTCGATGTCCAGGCCCAGGCTCGTCATCGCCATCACCCCTAAGAAGAAGATCAAGAGATAGAGGCCGATGAACCCTGTGATGTTCGCCACCAGCCGTTCCGGAACGGCCCTGCCTCCCATTCTGACCGGAAAGATGCCGTGAGGTTGAAAGAGCTTTTTCAATTCGGACCCCATGAACTTAAAGGCCACCAGCATCCTCACGTTCTTGATCCCTCCCCCGGTCGAACTGGTGCATCCTCCGAAGAACATCAGGGCGAGGAGGATGATCTGGGTCACATAGGGCCACTGC includes:
- a CDS encoding ISNCY family transposase; the protein is MSQRQLSRWQIMGLVEEGKITLKEAREKIGVSYRQAKRIRRALRVKGVKGMIHGNTGRIPWNVTADSVRQRVLELSKQLYGDFNDMHFTEKLSEEHRIELSRETVRKLRRRAGIGPKRRRRVPGHRKRRERKAQEGAMVLWDGSPHPWLGSEQPACCLMAAMDDATGKLLAARFFPFEGSSGYLWLLREVVKRYGIPLVMYHDRHGSLHRNDSHWSLEEQLAGRQEPTQVGLALEALGIASIAALSPQAKGRIERLFGTLQDRLIAELGLQGIQSLEAANDFLKTFIPRFNRRFALPARDSEKAWRKVPKELDLDRWISFRYRSVVGNDNCVRIGGLILDLPPGPHRRSYAKAQVEVRQLLNGAWRVYYHDQLIGTHPSTELREPVRALKHSRRIKGASPDQWVYWASAPSEQGT
- the rsmI gene encoding 16S rRNA (cytidine(1402)-2'-O)-methyltransferase → MAHSIEHREKGCLYVVSTPIGHLEDITLRALRVLKEVDLIAAEDTRRTLQLLNHYGIRTPLTSYFEGNEMKKRALILERLNRGERVALVSDAGTPGISDPGYRLIRLAVDHAIPVVAVPGPSALIAALSISGLPTDAFLFKGFLPHRPTRRRNVLKELEETRETLIFYESPHRLAETLKDIFEVLGDREIVLARELTKLFEEVLRGKVSEIRQRLAEKKVKGEVTLVVSGKVRRSPPKKRPSMPERPGEDHEDGEDLQPSDEH
- a CDS encoding HD-GYP domain-containing protein; translated protein: MSEKIFTSQEDLPTQRATDFVVRFFRVLKGTAIYERNNLVMEQYLQDCLPLINSVIQSEGYLSFKIVRENCFFNHAKVQMKAHLYPIFREFMNTLRKRWIGEISFDGTVKKEELGDFAYLLSGLEEQNEGNYLYVRRQLQHWGFGHIHVEKLEWFRDEEIYIDSEDQKRRSREVYFKSVHLVKEVMEGIKNQRVVNLRKAKRLMQNAVNIMLQDESTLLGLANIKNYDEYTFNHSVNVALYAIALGQRLGLPKKHLSHLGMAGLFHDIGKTRIPKEILNKEGKLTPEEWETIRTHPVVGAEIVMAMKEWGDLFTRMLSGAFEHHLRYDLNGYPKLTEKKRVSLFGRIITLADFFDALGRPRVYNRFPYVSEKILGLMMERRGKEFDPILVKVFVNLMGLFPLGTLVLLDTNEMGIVVKAQEDPELIDRPKVNLLYYQDGAYRKGKVIDLAERDEKTGQFKWTIIKTLDPNDYHINIAEFVI
- a CDS encoding HEAT repeat domain-containing protein, yielding MPEEIRPEKKPTDLAEEWVATEGIEADEELLLARDLVSFFLKTFKAIRFYPPDNPTIKGFKEQLSKKFQHFLGRYPTFVLQIDEYSLLFKERVLYENRDPKSSFAFLFYKDGLRELRFMKGLEEWEIEGLLEVIRTSDQINEMEDDLVTLLWERDFPHISYLATDEFLEETPILIPENGEQLRRGLVFKPLAYNVQVDLLDEEGQDLERLLAKSASALSLKDRVVYQLTPEEIERLQGEVTQELDPAFVFEGADILFEILNLEQDRGPYQQAAHLLMKNLDGLITLGEFNRASELLRRLYHMVKSYGLKDWQVEILHQFLEKAGDEERIERIGNLLEKEVPLRLEEVSEYLALLQQNAIKPLIHLLGRLKNSKARRMVCDALSEIGKNAIELFAPFIEDRRWYLVRNITYILGRIGKEKGLLHVQKAFNHEDVRVRREAVQALGLIGGPKAVSLLIKALTDKDARIRAMAALNLGKMGKNVGLAALLEVVQSKDFQKRDSAEIKAFLDAVGLVGSNEAIPVLQQMLERKSLFGLGLKDEIRLGVANTLAMIGTPEAKAVLERGMHSKEEAIRTACQQALRKLSSKEQTA